CGGCTTCGTCACGTTCTACAGCCGAACGCGCAACAAGCTTTGGATGAAAGGCGAGACGAGCGGCAACCGGCTGGCGCTGGTCTCGGCGGCGACGGATTGCGACTCCGATTCGCTCCTGCTGCGCGTGCGCGTGGAGGGCGCCGGCGTGGTGTGCCACGAAGGCACGCGCTCGTGCTTCACGCGTCCCATCGCGATTTCGGCGCCGGCGGCGCAGGAGGCGGCGCAATGAAGCTCCGACTCGGCATTCCCAAGGGCAGCCTGCAGGAAGCGACGCTGCAACTGTTCGCGCGCGCCGGGCTGAACGTCTACACCAGCCCGCGCTCGTACTTTGCTTCGACCGATGATCCCGAGATCGAATGCATGCTGATTCGCGCGCAGGAGATGGCGCGCTACGTGGAGCACGGCGTGCTCGACGCCGGACTCACCGGCCGCGATTGGGTGGTCGAGAGCGGACTCGAGGTGGTCAGCGTGGCCGACCTGATCTACGCCAAGCAGAGCCGCGGCAAGGTGCGTTGGGTACTTGCGGTGCCGGAAGATTCCAGGTTCCAGAACGCGCGCGATCTCGAGGGCTGCATCATCGCCACCGAACTGGTCAGCGTCACGCGCAACTGGTTTGCCGAGCGCGGCGTAAACGTCACCGTCGAATTTTCCTGGGGTGCGACCGAGGTCAAGCCGCCCATGCTCGCCGACGCCATTGTGGAGGTCACCGAGACCGGCAGCTCGCTGCGCGCCAACCGGCTGCGGATTCTGGAAACCGTGCTCGAGTCAAACACGCAGGTGATCGCCAATGGGAAAGCGTGGGAGGACGCCGCACGGCGCCGCAAAATCGAGAACCTGGCGCTGATGCTGTGCGGCGCCATCGCCGCGCAGGGGCGCGTGGGACTGATGCTCAACGTGGAGAAGCGCGACCTGACCAACGTGCTTGCCGTGCTGCCGGCGCTCAAGCGTCCGACGATCTCGCAACTGAGCGACGACGGCTGGGTGGCCGTGAACACGGTCATCGAAGAAACGGCCGCGCGCGAGATCATCCCGCGGCTGAAGGCAGCCAATGCGCAGGGCATCGTGGAGTACCCGCTGAACAAGGTGGTGATGTGATGCGCATCGTGGCAGGCGGAAGGGCCGCAGCGACGGTAGCGCGGCTGGCGGACCGTGGCGCGGCAGCAACGGCGAGCGTAGAGCCGGCGGTGCGGCGGATTGTCGCCGCGGTGCGGCGCGGAGGCGATCGCGCCCTGGTTGCTTATGCGCGCAAGTTTGACGGGCTCGCGGCGAACCAGGCGCTGCGAGTGTCATCCGACGAATTGCAGGCGGCCTGGCGCGAGTGTCCTGCCGATCTGCGGGCGGCGCTTCGCGCTGCCGCGCGGAACATCCGGCGGTTCGCTCAGTGGCAGCGGCCGGCCGAATGGCGCCGGGAGATCGCGCCAGGGGTGTGCGTCGGGCAGCTCGTGCGGCCGCTCGAGTCGGTGGGCTGCTACGTTCCCGGAGGCAGGTATCCGCTGCCTTCGACGCTGCTCATGACGGTGGTCCCGGCGCAGGTCGCGGGCGTGCGGCGGATCGCGGTGGTTTCGCCGCGACCCGCCAAGGAAACGCTTGCCGCGGCGGCGATGCTGGGTGTTAAGGAGTTTTACCGCATTGGCGGCGCACAGGCGATTGCGGCGCTCGCCTACGGAACGGAAACTGTTTCGCGCGTGGCAAAGATCGTTGGGCCGGGAAATCTTTATGTCACTGCCGCGAAGAAAATAGTGGCGTTCGATTGCGGAATTGATTTCCTCGCCGGTCCGACCGAGGCGCTGCTCGTCAGGGACGACGGCGACCTGGAATTCATCGCCGCCGACCTGGTTGCGCAAGCGGAGCACGATCCCGCGACACTGCCGGCGCTGATTACTTGCTCGCGAGCGCTTGCGCAAGACGTGGCGGCGATTGTGCGGCGCAAGTCGCGTGAGAACTCGGTTGCGCGAATGTCACTGCGCCGCAATGGCGTGATTCTGCTCGCGCGCTCGCCGGAGCAGGCGATGCAATTTGCCAATCAGCTTGCGCCCGAGCACGTGAGCGTCAGCGCGGACGCCCTTCCTTCCGTTGAAAATGCCGGCTCGATTTTTGTGGGCGACTACTCGGCGCAGGCGTTTGGCGATTACGGCTCCGGACCGAACCATGTGCTGCCCACCGGCGGCATCGCTCGCTCGCGTGGCGGGCTGAGCGTGCTCGACTTCGTCAAGCTGATCACCGTGCAGGAGATTTCGCGCGAAGGAACGCGAAGCCTGCGGTGGGCCGGGCGACTCGGACAAGCGGAGGGACTGAGAGCTCATGCCGAATCCATCGAGGCGAGGTGCGCCCGTGCCTAAGCCGCGCAAGGCCGTCGCCAGGCTGAAGGAGTACCACGCGCCCATTGCAGGCCGCACCGGCCTGCGGCTCGACTTCAACGAGAACACGCAAGGATGCTCGCCGCGCGTTCTCGAGCGCCTGCACGGGATCAGCGCAGACGACCTCGCGCGTTATCCCGAGCGCGCGCCGGTGGAGGCGCGCGTTGCGCGATTTCTTGGACTCGCGCCGGAGCAGGTGCTGCTGACCGCGGGCGTGGACGAGGCGATACACCTGGCGTGTGAGGCGTTCCTCGAGCCCGCCGACGAGGCGCTGATCGTTTCGCCGACCTTCGCGATGTACGAGATTCTTACATCGGCAACCGGCGCGACCGTTCGCGCCGTTCCTGCGGCGCCGAACTTTCAGTTCCCGGCCGAAGCGCTGTTCGCAGCGGTCAATGGGAAAACGCGGATGATCGCCATCGCCAATCCCAACAATCCGACCGGCGCAGCGGTCGATCCGAAATTACTCACCGGCCTCGCCGAGACGGCGCGCGACATCGTCGTCTTCGTTGACGAGGCGTATTTCGAGTTCTGCGGGCAAAGCGCGCTCGAAGGCGTGCGGCGACTGCCGAATTTGCTCGTAGCGCGTACTTTTTCGAAGGCCTACGGGCTGGCGGCGCTGCGCGTTGGCGCGGTGGCCGGGAGTCAGGAGATGATCTCCGCGCTGCGGCGGCTGGCCACCCCCTACAACGTGAACGGCGTCGCGCTCGCGTGTGTTGAAGCTGCGCTCGCGGACCAGGACTACGTTCGCAATTACGTCGCGCAGGTGCGCGCCGGCCGCGAGGCGCTTCAAGCCGAGCTGCTGCGATTGAACGTCCCGTCGTGGCCGAGCGAAGCGAACTTCGTGCTCGCTGCGTTTGGCGACGCCCACGAAGAATTCGTAGAGAGGATGCGCGCCCGCGGAATCCTGGTGCGCGACCGCAGCTCCGATCCTGGCTGCGCCGGCTGCGTGCGCATCACGATCGGCGCCGATGAGCACAACCGACAGCTCCTGGCGGCGTTGCGCGATGCGGTCGGCGAACTGCGCCAGCGGCAAGGAGCGGCGCGATGAAACGCCGCGCGCGGCTGCACCGCAAAACCAACGAAACCGACATTCGCGTCACGCTGGCGCTCGACGGCCGCGGGCGGTACCGGGTCCGGACCGGCATTCGCTTTTTCGATCACATGCTGGAGCTTTTCGCGCGGCACGGAGGATTTGACCTGGAGGTCGAGGCGCGCGGCGACCTCGACGTGGACCAGCACCACACGGTGGAAGACGTGGGCATCGCGCTGGGTGAGGCTTTCGCCGCCGCGCTTGGCGATAAGCGCGGGATCTTGCGCGCGGGCTACTACCTGATGCCGATGGACGAGACGCTCGGGCTGGCTGCGATTGACTTCGGCGGGCGGGCAGCGGCGGTGGTGGCCACCAAGGTCCGCGTAAGGCTGGTGGGCGACTTGCAGAGCGAACTGGTGCACGACTTCTTCGAGGGCTTCGCGCGGGGCGCGCGCGTGAACCTGCACGCGCGCGTGCTTTACGGCCGCAGCAATCACCACAAGATCGAAGCGCTGTTCAAAGCGTTTGCGCGGGCGCTGCGCGTGGCGGTGGCGCGCGATTCGCGTCTTTCGCGCATGCTGCCTTCGACGAAAGGATTGCTGTGATCGCGATCGTGGACTACCAGGCGGGGAATCTCGCGTCGGTAAAGAAGGCGCTCGATCACCTCGGCTTCGAGTCGGTGATCACAAACGATCGCAAGTTTGTGGGAAGCGCCGGCAAAATCATTCTGCCGGGTGTGGGCAACTTCGCGGCGACCTCAGCTCTCCGCAGTTCAGGACTTGCGGAAACGATTCGCGAAGCGATCGCACGCGGAACCCCGTTCCTGGGCATCTGCGTGGGCATGCAATGGATGTTCGACGGCAGCGAGGAAGCGCCCGGCGTGGCGGGGCTCGGAGTGTTCCCGGGCCGATGCGGACGCTTCCCTTCCGGCGTGAAGTCCCCGCATGTGGGCTGGAACCGGCTTCAGCCGCGGCGACCGTCGCAGCTGCTCCGAGGCATCGAGCCGGGGGCCTTCGTTTACTACACGCACTCGTATCGCGCGCCCGCCGGCGCGGGCACGGTCGCGGAAAGCAGCTATGGCGGCCAGTTTGCGGCCGTCGTGGAGCGCGGGAATGCGTTCGGCGTTCAGTTTCATCCGGAAAAGTCGGCGGAAACAGGGCTGAAGCTGCTGGCGAATTTCTGCGAGGCGGCATGCTGACGCGCCGCATCATCGCGTGCCTCGACGTGGATGGCGGCCGCGTGGTGAAGGGCGTGAGGTTCCTGCACCTGCGCGATGCCGGCGATCCGGCGGAGCTTGCGCGGGCGCACGCCGCCGCAGGAGCGGACGAAATCGTTCTGCTCGACATCACCGCGACGCACGAGCGGCGCGCCACCTTGCTGGACTGCGTGCGCCGAACCGCGCGTGAACTGTTCATCCCGTTCACGGTCGGAGGCGGAATCCGAACGCTCCGCGACGCGGCCGCGGTGTTCGACGCCGGCGCCGACAAGGTCGCGATCAACTCGGCCGCGGTCGAGCGCCCGGAACTGATCGGTGAAATTGCCGAACGTTTCGGCTCGCAGGCGGTGATCGTGGCGGTGGATGCGCGCCGAGCGAACGGAAACGGCGCCGAAGTGTACGTATCCGGCGGGCGCATTCCAACCGGTCGCGATGTGATTGCGTGGGCGCGCGAAGCGGAACAGCGCGGCGCGGGAGAGATCCTGCTCACTTCCATGGACCGTGACGGCACGCGCCGGGGCTTCGATTGCGAGCTGACGGCGAGCATTGCCGCGGCGGTGCAGATTCCCGTGATCGCCTCGGGCGGCGGGGGCAGCGTGGCGGATTTTTTCGATGTGTTCCGCGCCGGCCGCGCCGATGCCGCGCTGGCGGCGAGCATTTTTCACTTCGGCGTCCACAGCGCGGCCGAGCTGAAGCAGCGCCTTGCCGCCGCCGGCGTTCCGGTGAGGTGGCCGTGCTGATTCCTTCGATAGACCTGATGGGCGGCAAGATCGTGCAGCTGGTGGGCGGCGCGCGGAAGACGCTGGAGACTGACGACTTCGACGGCTGGATGGCGCGCTTCGCCCCGTATCCGATGGTGCAGCTGATCGATCTCGACGCCGCCATGAACAAGGGCAGCAATCGCGAGCTGGTCACCAGGATCGCTTCGCGACTTCCCTGCCAGGTCGGCGGAGGCGTGCGCGACCTCGCCGCGGCCGAGGAGCTGCTGGCCGCGGGAGCGCGGCGAGTGATCATCGGCTCATCGCTGGTGAGAAACGGGAAGCCGGATGTGGCGTTTGCGGCAGCGATTGCGGCGGCCGTTTCCTCCGAGCGGCTGGTGTTTGCGGTGGATTCGCGCGCGGGCAAGGTTGCGGTCAGCGGCTGGAGCGAGCAGACCGCGCTCGAACCCATCGAGATGATGCGAGCGCTCGAGCCCTGGTGCGGAGCATTTCTGTATACGCACATTGACACCGAGGGACAGCTACGCGGGTTTCCGCTGGACGTTGCGGAACAACTGCGGCGAGCGACCGCACGGCAAATCGCTGTCGCAGGCGGCGTCCGGTCACACGAAGAAGTCGCGGCACTCGATGCGCTGGGCCTGGACGCGGTGGTGGGCATGGCAATCTACACCGGCGTGATGCAGGCGTAGGCGGCCGCCGCGCGTGGAAACACTGCTCTGTTCGCTACGACGACCTCGCGGCACGGGCGAGGTCACCCGGTTCCGCGCCGGTCTTGTTGGTGCACGCTGCCACCACGAGCACGCAGAGTGAGCTGATCAGCACCGGAAACCAGACGGCGGACACCCAAGGCTCGGGGATAAGAAAGAGCACATCGAGTTCGGTGAGCGATTGCGGCCAGCGCACAGTGACCCGGAGACCTGCGTAGTAGCAGATGTCCCACCAGGAGAAGATCCAGAGGAATGCGGCGAACCGCTCACGACGGCCGCGAGCGGCAACGGCGGCGACGGCGACCAGCATGAGGATGGTCGCCGCTTCCCGGAAGAGTTCGACCGTCATGAGGCTTGCCGGGAATTGCGCCACCGAGTCAAGGTGAACGCCAGCGCCGGTTTGCCCGGCGAGTCGCGCCACGTCGGCGAGCGTGCCGTGATAGCCCGGCAGCATGCCTGCGGCGGCGCGCAGGTAAACCACCACGGCAGCCTCCACAAAACCGAAACCAATACCAAACAGCGCGAGGTAGAACAGGTCGGCGCGCGTGAGTTGCAGCGGCCGGCGGCGCCAGCTGAGCCATGCGGCGAGGGGAACCAGGAGAAGAAGGTTCACCCAGTACGGGTAGGCCAATCCGTAGTACGACATGGCCGAATGATAGAGCCAGTCGCGACCCGGTTGCTGGCGATTCGCACCCCATTCTTTCCATGGCAACCAGCAAAGGCTCCCGCGGTCGGTGGCAACCACCGCTCATCTCACAATTCGGAAACTACTACAGCGGTAGTAGCGCCACCAGCGCTGCTCATCTTCCGGTTTCCGCTGCCGGATTGTCTTCGCTTTGCGAAGCGATGCGAGTCAAAAGGTATGCGCACGGTATGTGGCGCATTGCTCTGGGCCTGTCCGGGGCATTTTGTTAGCGCTATTCCGCCTCGGCGGTAACGACCTTGGCGCGGGGCGCGGCCGTTGGAATCAAGCGTTGCACCAGGCGATAGAGCAGCAGCACACCCAGGATGACGGCGTAGACGGCGGGAAGGGTGATGTCTGCCTTCACCAGCCACCAGTAGTGCACCACGCCCGCGATGGCGCTGGCGTAGATGAGGCGGTGGACCAGTTGCCAGCGCTTTTTCAGCTTGCGAATCGCCCATTGCGTGGACGTGAGAGCGAGCGGAATCATGAGCGCGAAGCCGAGAAAGCCGACGGTGATGAAGCGCCGCTTGGCGACGTCGGCAAGCATCTCGCGGATGTCGAAGAACTTGTCCAGCCAGATGTAGGTGATGAAGTGCAGCACACCGTAGAAAAACGCAAACAAGCCCAGCAGGCGGCGGAAGCGGATGAGCCACAGGCGGCCGGTGAGCTTGCGGATGGGAGTGATCGCCAGCGTGGTCAGCAGCAGGCGCATGGTCCAGTCGCCGGTGGCGTGGGTAATGACCTCGATCGGATTGGCGCCGAGGCCATCTTGCGCGAACTTCAGGCCGAGCAGCGCGAGCGGCAGCAGGCACAGCACCCACACCGCGACCTTCATCGCCACGATGGCGCGATGCGACGGCATCAGAAGTTCTTCCTCAAGTCCATGCCGGAATACAAGCTGGCCACCTGGTCGCCGTATCCGTTGAACATCAGCGTGGGACGCTTGAAGAACTCGCCGATGCGCCGCTCCTTCGCCTGGCTCCAGCGCGGATGGTCCACGGTGGGATTCACGTTGGAATAGAACCCGTATTCGTTGGGCGCGGTGCGGTTCCAGGTGTTGATCGGTTGGCCCTCGACCAGGCGGACCTTGACGATCGCCTTGATGCTCTTGAAGCCGTACTTCCACGGCACCACGAGGCGGATGGGCGCTCCGTCCTGGTTCGGCAACACGTCGCCGTAGAGGCCGACGGCGAGGATGGCGAGCGGGTTCATGGCTTCGTCGAGGCGCAAGCCTTCGACGTAGGGCCAGTCGAGGACGCTGCCGCCCTGCCCGGGCATCTGGCTGCGGTCGAGGATGGTGGTGAACTCCACAAATCTCGCTTTGCCTAGTGGCTCGACCTGCTTGAGGAAGTTTGCCAACGGGAAACCGACCCACGGAATCACCATGGACCAGCCCTCGACGCAGCGATGCCGGTAAATGCGCTCTTCCAGCGGGTTCGATTTCAAAATGCTGTCAATGTCGAGCGTGAGCGGCTTCTTCACCAGGCCTTCCACGCGGACCGTCCATGGACGCGTGCGGAAGTTGCGCGCCAGCCCGGCGGGCTCATACTTGTCGGTGCTGAACTCGTAGTAGTTGTTGTAATTGGTGATGTCCTTGAACGGCGTTTGCTTCTCGCTCGTGCTGAAGGCGCTCTTACCAACCGGGCCGGGCAGTGAGCCGGCATGAGCAGTTTCCACGTCGCCGCCCATGCGCAGCAGACCCGCACTGGCCGCCGCCACCGCTCCGGCGCCAGCAGCCGCCATCCCGATGAACTTGCGGCGGTTCAGGTAGAGCTTCTTGTCGGTGATTTCCGAGGACTTTATGTCTGCCGGTTTACGAATGAGCATACGATTCCCGCGGCCTCACGTCTGGTCTCTTAGACATTTTAGGTACGAAAAAGTGACAAATACAGATTTTAGTTCCTCGCCCTGATTGGGGCGCATCGCAGCGTAACGCCGACGAGCACGGGGGAGTCCGCGTTCGTCAGCCTCGAGTCCCAATCATCCCGTTTACGGCAGGTGGTCGAAGTAGCAGGGCCTTCCGCTGGTCGGCGTGGGCGGGGTTGGCGGCGTGGCCAGCGCCGCGTTGCTGAAATCGAAGAACTCGGTCATGTCGGGCTGTGCGGCGTCGCGCGCGGTAAGGTTGGGCAGCCCAAAGCGCGTCTCGATGAATTTCAGGACCGCGGAGTAGTCCATCGGGGTGTGCGAGACGAAGTGCGGCTTCACGAAAGGCGAAATCACGATCAGTGGCACGCGAAAGCCCGTGATGGTGAAGTCGCCCTGGTGGTCGGTGGGTTTCAGGTCGAGCGGCTTGATGCCGTCGGGGCTGACCGTATCCATGGGCGGGACGTGGTCGAAGAGCCCGCCGCCTTCGTCCCAGGTGAGGATGAAGACGCTGTCCTTCCACGCCGAGCTGGTCATGAGCGCGTTGATGATGTTGGCGGTGTGCTTCACTCCGGGTGTGATGGCGTTGCCGGGGTGCTCATCCAGGCCCGACGTCTCGCCGGTTTCGATGAGCGCCACCTGCGGCAGCGTGCCCGCGGCGAGGTCGGCGAAGTACTGCGAGAGCGGAACAATGTTCTCCTTGTGCTGGGTGGCGAACGGCTGAAAAACGTTCAGCGTGGTGATGCCCGGATCGGTCACGTACACCTTCCACGATATGTTCGCGTTCTGGAGCAGATGGAAGATGGTCTTGATGGGCAGCGTCCGCGGTGGATCGTTGGTGTACCCGGCCGACGTGGCCGCCAACGAGAAGATGCGGTTGGGCGGCGTTCGCGCGGGCAGCGGCGAGAACCAGCGGTCCGACGTCGCGAACGCGGTCGCCATGAAGTAGTAGTAATTGAGCTGGTCCGAATCGTAGTGGCCCATGGCGCGCCGGCCTTCCTGGTCGAAGAAGTTATTGTCACGCGCGTACTTGGCGGCGGTGTAGACGAAGCCGTCCATGGTGGCGGGCGCGCTGGGAGTGCCCGGATTGTTGCGGTTGCGATCGCGATGGCTCTCGTTCCATGAGGGGCTCGTGTTCTCCTGGCATTGGGTCGCCATCTTGAATGCTTTGATCGTTCCAGAGCCGTCGAACGTGGGATTCGACGCGTTCGCCGGGACCCCGTCCACATCGGGGCCCAGTCCCTGACTGATGCGGAACGCATTGAGCTGTCCGAAGTAGCTGTCGAACGAGCGGTTCTCCTGCATCATGAAAACGATGTGATTGATGTTGCTCTGGAAGCTGCCGCTGGGAGCCGGAGTGGGCGAGGGCGACGGCCCGGCTACGCTCTCGGGCGGTCCCTGTCTTACACCCTGACAGCCGGCAAGTGAGATGGCTACAACGATGAGAGGAATGAAGACGCGCAAAGCCCTGGGGATCGGCACCGGCGGTTCTCCTGCTGCCGATTAGAGGGACTGAAATCCCGCGCGAGTTGGCTTGTTTGGAGTTCGCCGAAGATTTTGTGAGGCAACTCGGAGCAGAGTAGCCGGGCAGAGTAGTAAGGAGGTTGAGGGTCCGAAGCCGTGAGGTTTCGAAGGGGCGTTGTGATCGCCGGCACCGCGCGCCCCCACTCGCAACAGTCCTGGAAGCGCCGAAACCTCGAACCTTCCAACCTGCTCTACTGTGCCGTCTGCATTGCTTCGCCGACCGATTCGCCGCGCTTCAGGATGCGGTCGAAGAACTCGGCGCCGGCGGCGTAGGCGCGGACCCAGTTGCGCCAAAGCAGGAAGTCGTGGATTTCGTCGGGAAAAACGATCTGCTCAAAAGGCACGCCCCGGGCCCGCAGCCGCTGGGCCAGGTCCACCGTCTGGCTGAAGGCGACGTTGCGGTCGTCGTCGCCCTGGATGAGGAGCACGGGCGATTTCCAGGTGGCAATCGAGGCGTTCGGCGACGACTCAAAGGCCAGCTTGGCGGCGGCAAGAGCGTCGGGCGCATCGCTGGCCGGCCCGCCGATTCGGCGAAGCGTGGACCAGTCGTGAACCCCGTGAAGGTCAACACCGGCGGCAAAGATGTCGGAGTTCCGGGCCAGGCCCATCGCGGTGAGAAATCCGCCGTAGGAGCCGCCCCATAGACCAACCTTTTTCGGATCGACGATCGGCAGAGACTGCAGGTACCGCCCGGCGGCGACGATGTCTTTGTATTCGGAGGCGCCGCGCCACCCGCCATCGGGCGGTTCGCGAAAGTCGCGTCCGTACATGATGCCGGTGCGATAGTTCACCGACAGGACGACGTAACCCAGGCTGGCGAGATACTGATTCGCCTCGTACGCATTGTGGTAGTAGTAGCCGTAGTGGAAACCGAGCAGCATTTGGCGCATTGAGCCGCCGTGAATGTAGACCAGCGCCGGGCCAGGCGCGGTGCGTCCGCGGGGAACGAAGAGCTGGCCGTGGATGCTCCAGCCGTCTTCGGCCTTGAAGATGACCTGCTTCGGTTCCACGAGCTGTGCCGAGGGGAAGTCTGCCGGCAGCGCCTCGGGCGCGATCATTTCCCTGCCCGACGACGTCAGCCGGTACGGCATGGCGGGCGAGGTCCCGCTCGAGCCGAAGCAGACGACGAACTTGCCATCACCGGTCTCCATGGGGCGCCACTCGATGGTCTGGCCGCGAGTCAGCGCCTGTGGGCGGCCGCCCGCGACGGCGACGCGCCAGAGGTGGCGGCGATCAACATCGTCCTGGTTCGACGAGTACAGCACGCTGTTGCGGTCGACGCTGAGGCTGACGTGCTCGACGTCGAAGTCGCCAGAGGTGAGCAGCGTTGCGGGGCCGCCGCTGGTCGCGACCGAATAAAGATGGTTGCGTCCGTCCTGCTCGCTGGCGAAGACGATTCGGCCGTTGGCAAACTGGAACGACGCGTCGGCAGTGAGCCGCGGAAAGGAGCTGCGCAGGTCAGCGGCGCTGCGCCAGATCGCGCGCGCAGTGCCGGTGGAGGCGTCGGCGATCCAGATGGACCAGGGTTGCGGCGCCACGGGGATGAGCGGCTGTCGCTGCTGGCGTCCGGGAAGGCGGATGAACGCGATCTGCCTGCCGTCAGGTGACCAGCGGGGAAAAAGATCGCGGTCCACGCTGGGTGCCAGCCAGAGAATGGTGTCGCGCTGCGCGTCGTAGACGCCGATAAAGCTGTGATCGCCGCGATCGCTGCGGAACGCCACACGTTTGCCGTCGGGCGACCACTTGGGATCGGAGTTGTCGCCGCGGACATAGGCCAGCGCCTTGGCAGGCACGCCCCCAGCGACGGGAGCGACCCACAACTGCTTGCGCGCCGCCCACAGCGCGGTCTGGCCGTCGGGCGAGATCTGAATGTCCTCGCAGCCTTCTTCGCCGCAGGCCATTTCCCCGAGCAGGCGCGGCTGCGCGGCGCCGTCAATCTCCATCGCCCAAACCTGCTGCCTGGGCTGCTCCACGCTGCTGTTGGGATTGGCCACTTCTTTGTCGTTGTTGGTTTCGCTGCCGCGAGCATAGACAATGGTCTTGCCGTCGGGCGTAAGCCGCACGCTGGAGATGGCCTGCCCGTCATCGCCGCTGTAGCGCGTGACCCGGCGGGCGCGGAAGTCGGGTGCGTCGGCGATCCACACGTTGCGCGCACCCTTGGCGGCAAAGACCCAGGCGATGCGGCCGCCCCGCGGTTGCACCGCGAGGTCGGAGGGAAACGGCGAACTCATCACTTGCTCGAGCGTGAATGAGCCCGCGGCCAATGCGACCGGGCACAGAGCGAACAGGCACACTAAAACGCGAGGAGAAAGACGAATGAGGCGGTTCATGGCGCCAGCAGAGTAATTCAGCGCGGCGTCTTTTCCAAGCGAGCTGGACTGAAGTCGGCGGGCTTGCCACCATAGCTGACGCCGGCGCGCTTGAGCTCCTCAAGCGTTGCGCCGGCGCGAATGTAGACGTCTTCCGACTTGTCGTCCGGCTGAGCCAGCACGAGCAGGCCATCGCGCAGTTGAAAAATGCCGCTCTTGGCAGGCGCGCGCGAATCGCCCGCGGGCGCCGCCAGGGTGAACGTCTGCGCGGAGAGGTCGTAACTACCTGCCGTCGTCCGCATGGGCACGCGGATCTTGGCGAGACCATCTCGCGTGAACTCATGGAAGGTGTTGCGCGCGATTTCTGCCAAAGCGGCGGCGTTCCTTGAGCCTGCTTCCTGGCCCGCGCCCTCGGCGCTGAGCGCAGCCTGGTTTGCTTCGGGCGCCGGCGCGTCCAGGACCCACACACCAACGATCGGCGGATCGCCGGGACGCGCAGGGGTCAGGCGCTTGAATCGCGCCTCGCGCCGCTGCGCTGAGCCGGGAGACGACTGGAACATGTAGTCGCCCTCAAAGCGGATCGCGGTGATCATTGGCTTGGCGTCAGGCCTGGTGGACCCGGAGGGGAGAATCAACTGGTGACCCTCAACTCGATACGGTTCCTCGACGATGGCGCCGACTGACATTCGCAGCGTTCCGCCCGGCATGAACTCCCAAATCGAGCCCAGCCCTCCCAGCGAGCGATGCACCGCTACCCACGTGCCGACGAGTTGCGCCTCGGTGACTGGTGGGGCGTTGGCCGGCTGCTGAGCGAGCGCGAGGGCGGTCAGCGCAAAGAGGAGGACTGCGTGCTTCATCGCCGATATCTCAACACTTCCATTGACGGAGGTGCAAGCCGATGACGCTGCTGAGGCAAACGCCGGACAGAAAAGATACG
This genomic interval from Terriglobales bacterium contains the following:
- a CDS encoding protein-methionine-sulfoxide reductase heme-binding subunit MsrQ encodes the protein MPSHRAIVAMKVAVWVLCLLPLALLGLKFAQDGLGANPIEVITHATGDWTMRLLLTTLAITPIRKLTGRLWLIRFRRLLGLFAFFYGVLHFITYIWLDKFFDIREMLADVAKRRFITVGFLGFALMIPLALTSTQWAIRKLKKRWQLVHRLIYASAIAGVVHYWWLVKADITLPAVYAVILGVLLLYRLVQRLIPTAAPRAKVVTAEAE
- a CDS encoding alkaline phosphatase family protein, which produces MPIPRALRVFIPLIVVAISLAGCQGVRQGPPESVAGPSPSPTPAPSGSFQSNINHIVFMMQENRSFDSYFGQLNAFRISQGLGPDVDGVPANASNPTFDGSGTIKAFKMATQCQENTSPSWNESHRDRNRNNPGTPSAPATMDGFVYTAAKYARDNNFFDQEGRRAMGHYDSDQLNYYYFMATAFATSDRWFSPLPARTPPNRIFSLAATSAGYTNDPPRTLPIKTIFHLLQNANISWKVYVTDPGITTLNVFQPFATQHKENIVPLSQYFADLAAGTLPQVALIETGETSGLDEHPGNAITPGVKHTANIINALMTSSAWKDSVFILTWDEGGGLFDHVPPMDTVSPDGIKPLDLKPTDHQGDFTITGFRVPLIVISPFVKPHFVSHTPMDYSAVLKFIETRFGLPNLTARDAAQPDMTEFFDFSNAALATPPTPPTPTSGRPCYFDHLP
- the msrP gene encoding protein-methionine-sulfoxide reductase catalytic subunit MsrP, whose translation is MLIRKPADIKSSEITDKKLYLNRRKFIGMAAAGAGAVAAASAGLLRMGGDVETAHAGSLPGPVGKSAFSTSEKQTPFKDITNYNNYYEFSTDKYEPAGLARNFRTRPWTVRVEGLVKKPLTLDIDSILKSNPLEERIYRHRCVEGWSMVIPWVGFPLANFLKQVEPLGKARFVEFTTILDRSQMPGQGGSVLDWPYVEGLRLDEAMNPLAILAVGLYGDVLPNQDGAPIRLVVPWKYGFKSIKAIVKVRLVEGQPINTWNRTAPNEYGFYSNVNPTVDHPRWSQAKERRIGEFFKRPTLMFNGYGDQVASLYSGMDLRKNF
- a CDS encoding prolyl oligopeptidase family serine peptidase; the encoded protein is MSSPFPSDLAVQPRGGRIAWVFAAKGARNVWIADAPDFRARRVTRYSGDDGQAISSVRLTPDGKTIVYARGSETNNDKEVANPNSSVEQPRQQVWAMEIDGAAQPRLLGEMACGEEGCEDIQISPDGQTALWAARKQLWVAPVAGGVPAKALAYVRGDNSDPKWSPDGKRVAFRSDRGDHSFIGVYDAQRDTILWLAPSVDRDLFPRWSPDGRQIAFIRLPGRQQRQPLIPVAPQPWSIWIADASTGTARAIWRSAADLRSSFPRLTADASFQFANGRIVFASEQDGRNHLYSVATSGGPATLLTSGDFDVEHVSLSVDRNSVLYSSNQDDVDRRHLWRVAVAGGRPQALTRGQTIEWRPMETGDGKFVVCFGSSGTSPAMPYRLTSSGREMIAPEALPADFPSAQLVEPKQVIFKAEDGWSIHGQLFVPRGRTAPGPALVYIHGGSMRQMLLGFHYGYYYHNAYEANQYLASLGYVVLSVNYRTGIMYGRDFREPPDGGWRGASEYKDIVAAGRYLQSLPIVDPKKVGLWGGSYGGFLTAMGLARNSDIFAAGVDLHGVHDWSTLRRIGGPASDAPDALAAAKLAFESSPNASIATWKSPVLLIQGDDDRNVAFSQTVDLAQRLRARGVPFEQIVFPDEIHDFLLWRNWVRAYAAGAEFFDRILKRGESVGEAMQTAQ